A segment of the Nostoc sp. TCL26-01 genome:
TCAACTCTCGAACTGAAGGTATCGACATCATCAAAGACTTCAACCGTACTGAAGGCGACAAGATTGAAATCATCAAATCAAGTTTTGGCGCTACCTCCCTCAGCCAATTCAAATATAACAGCAGTACTGGTGGTTTATTCTTTGATGCTTCACCCACGGATAATCTGGCAGCTATTCAGTTAGGAACTCTTGAAAATAAGCCGGCTGGTTTCTCAACTCAACTCGATATTGTTCTGGTCTAATTATTTGTAGGTTGAAGCTCAGAGGGTGACAACCTACCTATAAAGTTTGCTGCATAAGAGATAGGGCATAAAAACCACGCTGAAAATAGAAATATGGTGCGTTACGGCTGATTTTTACTTTCTCAAACTTCCAAATCCTTGCACAGCCTTAACACACCCTACCTGAATACTTACTTTATAAATAAGCGCTTATATATTTGCAGCATAATAGTAAATTTATCCGCGCCGTAAGCTAACACAAAAAATGCTAATTATGTACCAATACGGTTCAGTTAAGGCTAAAAACTATAACTGGTGTAGGTTGGGTTGAAGAATGAAACCCAACAGTATCAAGACTTTGTTGGGTTTCGCTGTCGCTCAACCCAACCTACTTTTCTGCTTAACTGAACTAACACAAAAAATGCTAATTATGTACATCAATTAAATATCTCCCCAGTTATTTCTTACTGTTACATCGAGATGTAACAGTTTTTCTTTTTGCCTTATTTTTATACTATTTACATCAGTAGTATTTAAATATTTTTATTGACTAGTTACCGATTGCTCGACATCATTTTTTGGGTTCCAAGCTACGGGAAATAGCTAATTAGTAAAAATTCATTTCTTAAAGTATCTCAAATTATAACGTTCTTGGTATTTTGCAATATAATCTACATTGCGTTGCTCTAATTTGGAAAGTAATTTTGTCGGAAATGTCTTGGGTGAATATGTAGGATTATACCAAGGTTGATTATTAAAATAATCTTGTAAACCAGGAGTGTCAAAACGGCGACCATGACGAGCGAAAATGGTATTTCGCATAATATCTAGTTGCAAGCCATCTTTATTTTCCAAATCTGCATCAGTTACAGGTCTTTCAGATAGCCAAACATAATTGTCGTCGTTGTTGGTTGGGTTGACATCTACTGATTTTGATATATTCGTGGGTTGTGTGGGGGATATCACTACTGATTTTGAAATGCTTGTCGGTTGTGTAGAAGATGTAACTACTGGTGGTGTAACGGGAGGTTGGGAAACAATGGGGGTGGGTGTGATTGATGATGTGACTTCGGGTGTAATCTTTTGTTCTTGTCTAAATACCGAAGCAAAAATTATAGATGCACCAACTAATCCTCCAGCAATTAAACTCCCAAAGAGAATACCTTTTTGATTATTACTGGTAACTGTCGCCTTGGGTGCTACAGGAACAGTGGGTGTCGGTGGTGTAGATACAGGCGATGGGGGAGAGTATGGTTGTGTGGGTGGAATGGGATTGGTAGTGCCTTGCAAAGCGTCTAACATAGCTCTAGCTGTCGGGTAGCGATCGCGTGGATGATAAGCGATCGCCCGATCAATTACACTAGCCATCACGGGACTAATATGACTGGCATACTCTCGCCACATAATCTCACCCATCTGAGGATCTGTTGCTAATTCTTGTGGCTGTCTACCAGTTAATAAATATATAGCTGTCAAACCTAAACTATATAAATCACTAGAATAAACTGGTCTACCTGCGGCTTGTTCGCTGGGCATATATCCAGGTGTGCCAATAACAATGGAACTGGTAGGTAACCCATGGGAGTTTACCACTGTTCCCATCGATTCCCGCACCGCACCAAAATCAATCAACACAGGTTTACCATCACGATGACGCAGAATAATGTTATCCGGTTTGATATCGCGGTGAACGATGTGTTTGGAATGAACGTATTCCAAAACTGGTAACAAACTCACCAAAAGTTCCTGGACAGCGCTTTCACTGAATAACCCCTGCTGTCGCAGTTTTGCTGTCAGTGTATCCCCTTCTATCCACTCCTGGACTAAATAAAATTGCCCGGTTGTCGTAAAGTAAGCATAGAGTACAGGGATTTGGTCGGTCGTTCCCCCCAGTTCTTCTAAAATTGCGGCTTCTCTTTGAAACCTTTCTTGTACTAGCTGGTAGATTTGGGGGTTATTTTGAATTGGTCGTAGCTGTTTTACCACACATCGGCGCTGGGAGGGCATATAAGTATCTTCAGCGAGATAAGTTTCACCAAACCCACCAGCGCCTAATGTCCGAATAACTTGATAGCGATCGTTTAACAGCTGTGTTGTCATAAGAGACGCAGAAGTTTAGGGACTAGTCATTACAGTATGACAAAGCGAAAATCAACAGTCAAAAGACTTAGAGGTTTTTTGAAAAGTTTTTAGTACATAAAACCGTTGTGAGTAATAATACATGAGTGTAATAACTGTTTTACTAGCGATCGCTAGACT
Coding sequences within it:
- a CDS encoding YARHG domain-containing protein, which codes for MTTQLLNDRYQVIRTLGAGGFGETYLAEDTYMPSQRRCVVKQLRPIQNNPQIYQLVQERFQREAAILEELGGTTDQIPVLYAYFTTTGQFYLVQEWIEGDTLTAKLRQQGLFSESAVQELLVSLLPVLEYVHSKHIVHRDIKPDNIILRHRDGKPVLIDFGAVRESMGTVVNSHGLPTSSIVIGTPGYMPSEQAAGRPVYSSDLYSLGLTAIYLLTGRQPQELATDPQMGEIMWREYASHISPVMASVIDRAIAYHPRDRYPTARAMLDALQGTTNPIPPTQPYSPPSPVSTPPTPTVPVAPKATVTSNNQKGILFGSLIAGGLVGASIIFASVFRQEQKITPEVTSSITPTPIVSQPPVTPPVVTSSTQPTSISKSVVISPTQPTNISKSVDVNPTNNDDNYVWLSERPVTDADLENKDGLQLDIMRNTIFARHGRRFDTPGLQDYFNNQPWYNPTYSPKTFPTKLLSKLEQRNVDYIAKYQERYNLRYFKK